From the Lathyrus oleraceus cultivar Zhongwan6 chromosome 4, CAAS_Psat_ZW6_1.0, whole genome shotgun sequence genome, one window contains:
- the LOC127136004 gene encoding secreted RxLR effector protein 161-like: MEDCNGTLTSAEPRLQLTKDPNEDKVDANQYRKLIVSLRYICHTRLDLAHSVGTMSRFMKKPKVSHLLGIKRILRCLKGTLDYDIFFPATDEGKECKLVGYIDSSWCGDAKDKKSITGYVFMLGGAPVAWSSENSQL; encoded by the coding sequence ATGGAGGATTGCAATGGAACTTTGACATCAGCTGAGCCAAGATTGCAACTGACAAAGGATCCAAATGAAGATAAAGTTGATGCAAATCAATATAGAAAGCTCATTGTATCATTAAGATACATTTGTCACACAAGGCTGGATCTAGCACACAGTGTAGGCACAATGAGTAGATTCATGAAAAAGCCAAAGGTGTCTCATCTTCTAGGCATCAAGAGGATACTAAGGTGTCTTAAAGGAACACTAGACTATGACATTTTCTTTCCTGCAACAGATGAAGGAAAGGaatgcaaactagtgggatacaTTGACTCAAGTTGGTGTGGTGATGCTAAGGATAAAAAATCCATAActggttatgtgtttatgctaggtggtgcaccagttgcttggagcTCAGAAAATAGTCAGTTGTAG